In Vicinamibacterales bacterium, the DNA window CGGAAACCGCGTCCGCCAAGGCGTCGACGAAGCGCGGATGGTCGTTCACCGCTTCGGCACGCGCCAGCGCGATGCCGCGCTCGCGGCAGACGGCGGCCGCTTCCACGTCCAGGTCGTAGAGGACTTCCACGTGATCACACAGAAAACCCACGGGGCAGAGAATCGCCGCGGCGATCGGGGCCTTGCGCAGGTAGTCGCAGACGTCCGGCTCCAGCCATGGGTCCTCCGGACGCCCGCTGCGGCTCTGAAAAACGAGTTCCCACTCGGACCGCCCGGCGGCGAGCGCAATCCGGCGTGCCGACGCGAGCAGGTTGGCCTGGTACGGATAGGTGGCGGCCATCGACGCCGGAATGCTGTGCGCCGTAAAGATCAGCCGCGCGCTGTCGCGCAGGGTCTCCGGCAGGTCCGCCGCCGCACGCCGCACGTGATCGGCGTTTGCTTCGATGAACCCTGGGTGCTCGTGCCAATCGCCGACATAGACGATGTCGGGCGGCCGCCGTCCGGTTGCTGCGACTGCCGCGCGCGCATCGCGCACGTTCTCGCGGTACTGCAGACACCCGGAGTAGCTGCGCTGCGCCGCCGCAAGGATCCCGACGGCCCGCCGCACGCCCGCGTCGGCCATGCGCGTCATCGTGTCCGCGAGGTACGGGTGCCAGTTGCGCATGCCGACGTGCACCGGCAGAGCGAGGTCGCGCGCGTACAAGGCCGCCCCGACCGCCGCGGCCTGCCTCATCGTCAACTCGGTCAGCGGCGAGACGCCCCCGAAGCGCGCGTAGTGGTGCGCCACCTCGTCGATCCGTTCAGGAGCGACGC includes these proteins:
- the hemH gene encoding ferrochelatase, which produces MRPFDAVLVVAFGGPQGPADVRPFLENVLRGRRVAPERIDEVAHHYARFGGVSPLTELTMRQAAAVGAALYARDLALPVHVGMRNWHPYLADTMTRMADAGVRRAVGILAAAQRSYSGCLQYRENVRDARAAVAATGRRPPDIVYVGDWHEHPGFIEANADHVRRAAADLPETLRDSARLIFTAHSIPASMAATYPYQANLLASARRIALAAGRSEWELVFQSRSGRPEDPWLEPDVCDYLRKAPIAAAILCPVGFLCDHVEVLYDLDVEAAAVCRERGIALARAEAVNDHPRFVDALADAVSETYARYARSIPLTVVAPGGGIPRRA